GTTTATCCAATGAACTAGGATCCTCAAGACGATTAATCCCAACCGGAAGCATGTCACTTCTATGCTAGGACTTGGGACTCCAGCCAAGTCGCAGATCATCCATCGTGTAAGTTTCCTCCCCCAAACCCCCTGCTGGAGGTATCTCAAATCCATaatttacaaaaaaataaatatataaacaacAACTGGTACGCAAGTATCTAATATTTCAAAGAGAGGACAATTTGCCCAAGTCCTTTACAAAACCAAAATTTCACTCATTTCTGCCAGCTTCAAAAAATCACCTTCACAGAAATAGCTTCTTAAAAGCCAAAAAATATGAATTGTGAACTAAAAACCCGGGACTGCTCCATAATACAGAATTCAGCAACCGAAACAGGGCAAAAGCTCAAGCTTTGAACAAAAATTTGAAACAAGAAGCTTTAAACAATATGCACATTCATAAGATTAGGTTTTCTGTATGATTGCACTAGAACACAGAGTCCAAATAACAGTTGTAGTTCTTTCTGTTAAATTCTAACAAGCTACCATAAGTGCGGTCAGCAACCCCTACAAAAAGAGCTACTGCATCAGGGCTGAAGGATATACCAGCAATCTCCCCAAAAATGTCTATCTCCTGGCACTTCACATACCCTGATTCTGTATCGAACACATGAACAAAGTCTGCAGGCTCGGCCATTGCCAAAAACCGGCCATCTGAAGTGAAACTCAGTGCTCTTATTGCACCCATATTTCCTTTCAACACGGCCAAGGACTTGGATAGATTCCTTATATCCCACAGCCTACATGTAGTATCTTGATTGCCAGTGGCCAAAATTCGTCCATCAGGGTGCCAAGCTGATGCAAAAGAATAGTCCAAATGACCTTTCAGGTTACCAACCAACTTCCCAGAATGGGCATCAGTGAGCAAGCACTCTGTACTGTCCCCAAGGACTGCAAGTAATTTACCATCCGGGCTAACAGAGGTGTTCTGAGAAGGGGACAAAAAATCAACCATGGTGTAAGAATCAGATGTAAGATAAAATGCATTCCAGAATCAATTTGCATCAATTGTTTTCTCATGGAGGGCACTCACATTTACAGACCAATCAAAGGTGAAACGATTTAGGCAAGCAAATCTTTCAGCATCATAAACTCTAACAAGAGCATCATTGTTTGCAGTTGTAATCCTTATTGAGCCACTGAAAATATACAAGGTTCAAGTGTCTGTCATGGAGAAATGATGAATGATTTCACAATTGTCGTCTCCATATGTTCCTTACCTTTGGTTATGGTATACATCAACTGCATTTGTAATGGCATTCTCATCTGTTGTTATTTTTGTACAGAATGCAACTCCAGGTTGATTCAAATGCTGGCCcccaaaagataaaaatattagtaaatGAGGAAAAAGAAATCATTTTCATTATTCATCGTGGTAGATACATATCAAGCCATCCCCTACCTTGCAGATAAGCTCTCCCTGAAAACCACCAGCAACTAAGAAGTTCTCTTTAACAGCCATAGTGCTTATTTGCACTCTTGAGAGTGTCTGAGACAACAATCCTGGACGTTCCTGTTGAAGGGGaaacaaaaacacaaaactGTTTCAGCCAGGAAAGAATAGCAATATTATACAATGAAGACAATGATCAGCCTTAGGTCCTTAAGATGCATACCAGGGTAGGAACAATTGGTTTAGCCACATTGAGTACTTCTTTGCCTCTGCGGAGTAGTGATGACCAATGCATTACCGAGTAATTTTGCATAAGGTACACATCATGCTTTGATGTTGCCCATAGCAGGTTCCTCAGCTGCAAGATGCAAGACAAACCAAATGGAAAAGAACATCAATAACCTATTAAGAATAAAATTCAGAAATCAGACTTGTCCATCTATCAAAGAGATCATCTCAACACAGATAAAAGTATCAAACTATCAAATAGAAGGGAGACTCTCTGGATCAAGAGATGCAACTGAGACGAAGccttttaaaaaagaaagttgGAAACAAAGAATACAGCTAAAGACTAAGAAAACAATAAGGATTAAGATGTATCCAAAGGTAGAATTATTTCTACCTCCATGACAATTACTACGTTGTTCCTATAATCTtgttttta
This is a stretch of genomic DNA from Manihot esculenta cultivar AM560-2 chromosome 2, M.esculenta_v8, whole genome shotgun sequence. It encodes these proteins:
- the LOC110609152 gene encoding uncharacterized WD repeat-containing protein C2A9.03 isoform X2; its protein translation is MLRNLLWATSKHDVYLMQNYSVMHWSSLLRRGKEVLNVAKPIVPTLERPGLLSQTLSRVQISTMAVKENFLVAGGFQGELICKHLNQPGVAFCTKITTDENAITNAVDVYHNQSGSIRITTANNDALVRVYDAERFACLNRFTFDWSVNNTSVSPDGKLLAVLGDSTECLLTDAHSGKLVGNLKGHLDYSFASAWHPDGRILATGNQDTTCRLWDIRNLSKSLAVLKGNMGAIRALSFTSDGRFLAMAEPADFVHVFDTESGYVKCQEIDIFGEIAGISFSPDAVALFVGVADRTYGSLLEFNRKNYNCYLDSVF
- the LOC110609152 gene encoding uncharacterized WD repeat-containing protein C2A9.03 isoform X1, encoding MAHFHNDDLEYVGDDYYDVVDFEDNPFLEPEPQREADLDYIDSDFEDDFESSKPKTDTSALEARNGKDIQGIPWERLNFSRDNYRETRLKQYKNYENLSRSREELDKECLQVEKGKTFYDFHFNTRLVKSTIVHFQLRNLLWATSKHDVYLMQNYSVMHWSSLLRRGKEVLNVAKPIVPTLERPGLLSQTLSRVQISTMAVKENFLVAGGFQGELICKHLNQPGVAFCTKITTDENAITNAVDVYHNQSGSIRITTANNDALVRVYDAERFACLNRFTFDWSVNNTSVSPDGKLLAVLGDSTECLLTDAHSGKLVGNLKGHLDYSFASAWHPDGRILATGNQDTTCRLWDIRNLSKSLAVLKGNMGAIRALSFTSDGRFLAMAEPADFVHVFDTESGYVKCQEIDIFGEIAGISFSPDAVALFVGVADRTYGSLLEFNRKNYNCYLDSVF